The proteins below come from a single Miscanthus floridulus cultivar M001 chromosome 1, ASM1932011v1, whole genome shotgun sequence genomic window:
- the LOC136536438 gene encoding 2-oxoadipate dioxygenase/decarboxylase, chloroplastic/amyloplastic — protein MSTATVTLAAARSPGVALLSLRRRAPAAAPLRFPGLRVGSGCRHIAMASAAHARAPADPLPKGADLFFRAVISNMEKVYLSRNPTAKTILELVQSYDGDHICYDHLAFRTFGVNGYGINSLSEFFTDFGYLPREELRFPAKKLRALWFSPPTNGGYSGTGTYGPLPRIFISELLVDELTTQSQEIIHKYIKTSGNGNNHAALASTSGELTWEKPIYSDFQILSRESEYAAWTLVNGYALNHATIATHRLESDIRNINKFNKFVEDNGFKLNSEGGILKVSPDGLLQQSSTVADSSLFTFADGITESIPRSYIEFAERLLLPQFKDLQDEEVKEYHRRDGFEVGNADKIFESTSKDQLTRTSA, from the exons ATGTCCACTGCGACCGTGACCCTCGCCGCCGCGCGATCCCCGGGTGTCGCGCTTCTCAGCTTGCGCCGCCGCGCCCCCGCGGCTGCCCCCCTTCGCTTCCCCGGTCTCCGCGTCGGCTCCGGTTGCCGTCACATCGCTATGGCTTCCGCGGCGCATGCCCGCGCCCCCGCCGACCCGCTTCCCAAG GGTGCTGATTTATTTTTCCGGGCAGTAATCTCGAACATGGAAAAGGTTTATTTGAGCAGGAATCCTACAGCCAAAACCATTCTGGAGCTTGTACAATCTTATGATGGTGATCACATTTGTTATGATCACCTTGCTTTCCGGACATTTGGA GTCAATGGTTATGGTATAAACTCACTTTCTGAATTTTTCACTGATTTTGGTTATTTACCTCGCGAAGAACTCAGATTTCCAGCTAAAAAGCTTAGAGCACTATGGTTTTCCCCGCCCACCAATGGTGGCTACTCTGGAACTGGTACATATGGACCTTTACCAAGGATATTCATTTCGGAACTTCTTGTGGATGAGTTGACTACTCAAAGCCAG GAAATTATACATAAGTACATTAAAACTTCTGGCAATGGAAATAATCATGCTGCTCTTGCAAGTACTTCTGGGGAGCTAACATGGGAGAAGCCCATCTATTCAGATTTCCAGATTTTGTCTAG GGAAAGTGAATATGCTGCATGGACTCTTGTTAATGGCTATGCACTAAATCATGCCACAATTGCCACCCATCGCCTAGAATCAGATATCAGAAATATTAATAAGTTCAACAAATTTGTGGAGGACAATGGCTTCAAGTTAAATTCAGAAGGAGGGATTCTGAAAG TGAGTCCTGATGGTCTCCTTCAGCAAAGTTCAACAGTAGCTGATTCATCATTGTTTACGTTTGCTGATGGGATAACTGAATCTATTCCTCGATCATACATTGAATTTGCTGAACGCCTCCTGCTACCACAGTTCAAAGATTTGCAAGATGAAGAG GTGAAAGAATACCACAGGCGTGATGGTTTTGAGGTGGGCAATGCGGACAAGATATTCGAAAGTACATCGAAGGATCAGCTGACACGGACATCTGCATAA